A section of the Falco biarmicus isolate bFalBia1 chromosome 3, bFalBia1.pri, whole genome shotgun sequence genome encodes:
- the ASXL3 gene encoding putative Polycomb group protein ASXL3 isoform X1, which translates to MAGRLHNGEKKLEEQELFREYMHCPKAGCTALRQQQKRRNGVSMMVNKTVPRVVLTPLKVSDEQSDSPSGSESKNGEADGSDKEMKLGQKSPTGKQTSQHLKRLKKSGLGHLKWTKAEDIDIETPGSILVNTNLRALINKHTFASLPQHFQQYLLLLLPEVDRQMGSDGVLRLSSSALNNEFFAYAAQGWKQRLAEGEFTPEMQLRIRQEIEKEKKTEPWKEKFFERFYGEKLGMSRGESMKLTAVQNNEDESNSLCGSSGTPGPSKQATFQDQEEKGAKIAPLPERDYCPPLCSMEQVPVKDLTADSEDILIPEESLIQEEIAEEVETSICECQEENHKTEHVEFSEESVSPAGTNEEAAAVQLADSTESCVMMNDVTDTVSHIEIKVELKSECPQEEMSVVIDQLEDCVSPAQSASSTNSVSDTAEKDSESAKELIAPEMQSAALEGSLFTGGGIAVDMELQSDPEEQLSENACISETSFSSGSPEGPCVCIASPGGDTQSTSEEPCTPASLETACSSEVSSTENIEGDIQQKASDENLHTPLMSEISPMSTSPVTSEASLMSNLPLTSEASPASNLPLTSETSPMSDLPLTSETSSVSSVLLTSETSMANSLPLPSETSPVSNSPSNERLILQQRKSPCLLEDSLPTLKEESSAIPKVVQEENLVQPKQLQSVPENIKVCPLTIIPDTSVLEEPQSKNLSHQPCKSHSEIEKSYIASIPEHSPPEVIKIKNHSVQQRGDKKGTLLPSEVAVLSEGSVGKNTELLPSKPHDKLYTSSLEKATFSEVCRSKSHKLTGSTQSRLESSHSSKSLEPTKSPEVRNDRDPEIPKRKTAEQHSFGICKEKRARIDDDQPNRTASSTSPPDKDQPPREEPRVPPLKIQLSKIGPPFIIKSQPVSKPEPRVSPSTSVSSGRNTGARTLADIKARAQQARAQREAAAAAAVAAAASIVSGAMGTPCEGGKTRTLAHIKEQTKAKLFAKHQARAHLLQTNKEPKSQFSSKESTSSLEIPTSADTKIEGSTGVIIVNPNCRSPSNKSAHHRETTTLLQQSLNTATLPETATEISVHSSDENIPMPQLCEKIISSTSTESNGVPVLYNKSSVSVSVCSTAMSGAIKELSFASSVDKSSVLMSVDSANTAVSACNINMLKTIQGADTPCITIGPKCIDNSNVPVSIDSTVLPNAIDDKRLPIPSNNVNNTVSSHYATVPASSIANNLPNHLSGSSVLIPPVGTTNRFSSDKIAITGCNEQSTVSIHTTVRSALSCSEALAVADAVARPPISMFTGNMVTISSYDNNTTKLNADLLEKSSGARNRLDLSGKSQPVSFTQTAMNRSIPCKVIVDHTTNLNSSLSLSSSVENAENSIDLQSRPVRTEAALQSIACPQVSVISRPEVVSNESLEHSSSFITITAKQDSKNLQAGCSSLREVPLAPQDKLIEVVTPSQGFTEQLRGPSALKNEADAACASQYSANNRICWHDEEAMSTDQPVVSHLNSGKHKEYAEQNCLKNVKTEPSSYTQMSELQSRSLLTSIAVPLKSEANESDKCFRMDTEDFTGPEMPAQTAEIATSAQPPQTSKTSIADSMEDSLSLTTETLKRVTSAGGPGCRLSSVEANNPLVTQLLQGNLPLEKVLPQPRSGAKLEINRLPLPLQTTSVCKTAVSERNIVEHPSSSPNPDGKGFTAGSIAPLQIRRRENHPKKRMARTVGEHAQIKCEPGKVSMDTDVKVAPCVISSSMNQLGHGQLFKQEWLNKHAIQSRIAHSPEIKQQKRPLPSCSFQQSLFHVDKNGSFHAEASTSHRQHFYQMSMAARGPIPTAALLQTTSKGPPGCSAFAFSRHLEQKGLGDVNISSTAAHQLRLGSVFSPNIQIKEGDDIASASQTLQTKTLVHPPPPPLPLPPPPPPHPNAEVPSDQKQPTVTMETTKRLSWPQPASICSNIKSEPISFEEGLSSSCELGMKQASYDQNDVKEQLKAFALKNADFSSYLLPEPQKPFTQLAAQKVQAQHPQQQQQQQQQQQQQQQQQQQLCGNYPTIHFGSTSFKRAASAIEKSIGILGSGSNAATGLSNQNVQIPVQKFADSSNADELELKCSCRLKAMIVCKGCGAFCHDDCIGPSKLCVACLVVR; encoded by the exons ATGGGAAGTGATGGAGTTTTGCGCCTCAGTAGTTCTGCTCTAAATAATGAATTCTTTGCATACGCAGCACAAGGGTGGAAACAGCGATTGGCAGAAG GAGAATTTACACCAGAAATGCAGTTGCGCATCAGACAAGagattgaaaaggaaaagaaaacagaaccttggaaagaaaaattctttgaaaGGTTTTATGGTGAAAA acTGGGAATGTCAAGAGGGGAATCAATGAAACTCACTGCAGTGCAGAACAATGAAGATGAGAGCAATTCTTTGTGTGGATCTTCTGGCACACCTGGTCCTTCTAAGCAGGCAACCTTTCAGGACCAAGAAGAGAAAGGTGCTAAAATTGCACCTTTACCAGAGAGAGATTATTGTCCACCTCTTTGTAGTATGGAACAGGTTCCTGTCAAGGATCTAACGGCAGACTCAGAGGATATCCTGATACCTGAAGAATCACTCATTCAGGAGGAGATTGCTGAAGAGGTTGAGACAAGTATTTGTGAATGCCAGGAGGAGAACCATAAAACAGAACATGTTGAGTTTTCTGAGGAGTCAGTAAGTCCAGCTGGCACAAATGAAGAAGCAGCGGCAGTACAGCTCGCAGACAGCACTGAGTCCTGTGTCATGATGAATGATGTAACTGATACTGTATCTCACATTGAAATTAAAGTGGAGTTGAAGTCAGAATGCCCTCAGGAGGAGATGTCAGTTGTGATAGATCAGCTGGAGGATTGCGTATCACCGGCACAATCAGCTTCATCCACAAACTCTGTCAGTGATACAGCAGAGAAGGATTCTGAGTCTGCAAAAGAGCTAATTGCACCAGAAATGCAAAGTGCTGCTTTGGAAGGCTCCTTATTCACTGGTGGAGGCATTGCGGTGGATATGGAGCTTCAAAGTGACCCTGAGGAACAGTTGTCTGAGAATGCTTGTATTTCTGaaacttccttttcctctggaagTCCAGAAGGACCATGTGTTTGTATTGCCTCTCCTGGAGGAGACACTCAGTCGACTTCAGAGGAACCCTGTACTCCAGCATCTCTTGAAACAGCTTGCTCATCTGAAGTGTCCAGTACTGAAAACATTGAAGGTGATATTCAGCAAAAGGCCAGTGATGAAAACTTGCACACGCCTTTAATGTCAGAAATCTCTCCAATGTCCACCTCACCTGTAACCTCAGAAGCATCTCTGATGTCAAATTTACCTTTAACATCAGAGGCATCACCAGCTTCTAATTTACCTTTAACATCAGAAACATCTCCGATGTCTGATTTGCCTTTAACATCAGAAACATCTTCAGTATCTTCTGTTCTTCTAACTTCTGAAACTTCCATGGCAAATAGTTTGCCTCTTCCATCAGAGACATCTCCTGTTTCTAATTCCCCAAGCAATGAAAGACTTATTCTGCAACAAAGGAAATCACCGTGTTTGTTGGAAGACTCCCTTCCCActttgaaagaagaaagctcTGCCATTCCTAAGGTGGTTCAAGAAGAGAATCTTGTTCAGCCAAAGCAACTTCAGAGTGTCCCTGAAAATATAAAGGTTTGTCCACTAACAATTATACCTGATACTTCAGTATTGGAAGAGCCCCAAAGCAAAAACCTCAGTCATCAGCCATGTAAGTCACATTCTGAAATTGAGAAATCCTACATTGCATCCATCCCAGAACACTCTCCTCCAGAGGtgatcaaaattaaaaatcacagtgtTCAGCAGAGAGGTGACAAGAAAGGTACACTCTTGCCATCAGAGGTAGCTGTCTTATCAGAAGGATCAGTTGGCAAAAATACTGAATTGCTTCCATCAAAGCCACATGATAAACTATATACCTCATCTCTAGAGAAAGCTACATTCTCTGAAGTGTGCAGAAGTAAATCTCACAAGCTAACAGGCAGCACCCAAAGCCGTCTAGAGAGTTCACACTCTTCCAAGTCATTAGAACCCACAAAATCACCCGAAGTGAGGAATGATAGAGACCCAGAGATCCCAAAGAGGAAGACCGCAGAACAGCACAGTTTTGGAATCTGTAAAGAGAAGAGAGCTAGAATAGATGATGATCAGCCCAACCGTACTGCTTCATCAACAAGTCCACCTGATAAAGATCAGCCACCCAGAGAAGAACCCCGAGTTCCACCCCTTAAG attcagctttcaaaaattGGACCACCTTTTATCATCAAGAGCCAGCCTGTTTCTAAACCAGAACCTCGAGTTTCCCCAAGTACATCGGTCAGCAGTGGGAGAAACACTGGGGCTAGAACTCTTGCAGATATCAAAGCAAGAGCTCAGCAAGCAAGAGCCCaaagagaagctgcagctgcagcagccgtGGCAGCAGCTGCGAGCATTGTCTCTGGAGCAATGGGGACCCCATGCGAAGGTGGGAAGACAAGAACACTGGCACACATCAAGGAGCAAACAAAAGCCAAGCTCTTTGCAAAGCATCAAGCCAGAGCTCATTTACTGCAGACTAATAAAGAACCAAAGTCGCAGTTCAGCTCAAAGGAAAGTACCTCATCGCTGGAGATACCAACTTCTGCTGACACAAAGATTGAAGGTTCTACTGGTGTCATTATAGTTAATCCTAACTGCAGGTCCCCTAGCAACAAGTCTGCTCATCACCGTGAGACTACGACTTTATTGCAGCAGTCACTTAACACAGCTACATTACCAGAAACTGCTACTGAGATATCTGTGCACAGTTCTGATGAAAATATACCTATGCCACAATTGTgtgagaaaattatttcatctaCCTCTACTGAAAGTAACGGTGTGCCAGTGCTTTATAATAAAAGTTCAGTCTCTGTGTCTGTTTGCAGCACTGCTATGTCTGGAGCAATTAAAGAACTTTCTTTTGCAAGTTCTGTTGATAAATCCTCTGTTTTAATGTCTGTTGACAGTGCAAACACAGCAGTTTCAGCTTGTAATATAAATATGCTGAAAACCATCCAAGGGGCTGATACTCCATGCATAACCATTGGACCAAAATGTATTGATAACAGTAATGTACCAGTCTCCATAGACAGTACAGTCTTACCAAATGCCATCGATGACAAAAGGTTGCCGATACCAAGTAACAATGTGAATAACACAGTCTCCAGTCATTATGCCACTGTGCCAGCTTCATCTATTGCAAATAACTTGCCAAATCATCTCTCTGGTAGTTCTGTACTGATTCCCCCGGTGGGGACTACcaacagattttcttctgataaGATAGCCATAACTGGGTGTAACGAACAAAGCACTGTCTCCATTCACACTACTGTTAGGTCAGCTTTAAGTTGCAGTGAGGCCCTTGCAGTAGCAGATGCTGTTGCAAGGCCACCCATTTCAATGTTTACTGGTAACATGGTGACAATAAGCTCTTATGATAATAATACTACTAAATTAAATGCTGATCTCTTAGAAAAAAGCTCTGGAGCACGAAACCGACTGGATCTCTCTGGTAAATCTCAGCCAGTGAGCTTTACACAAACTGCCATGAATAGGTCTATTCCTTGCAAAGTCATTGTTGACCACACTACAAATCTGAATTCCAGTCTGtcactttcttcttctgttgAAAATGCAGAGAACAGCATTGACCTGCAGAGCAGACCTGTAAGGACAGAAGCTGCCTTACAAAGTATAGCCTGTCCTCAGGTGTCTGTCATAAGCAGGCCTGAAGTGGTCTCCAATGAAAGCCTTGAGCACAGTTCCAGCTTTATCACCATCACAGCAAAGCAAGACAGCAAGAACTTGCAGGCAGGTTGTTCAAGTCTTCGAGAAGTGCCTCTTGCTCCTCAAGACAAATTAATTGAGGTGGTTACTCCCAGCCAAGGTTTTACTGAGCAATTAAGAGGtccttcagcactgaaaaatgaagcagatgctgcctgtgccagTCAGTATAGCGCTAACAATAGAATTTGTTGGCATGATGAAGAGGCAATGAGTACAGACCAGCCAGTGGTCAGCCATCTTAACTCCGGTAAGCATAAGGAATATGCAGAGCAAAACTGcttaaaaaatgtcaaaaccGAACCTTCCAGTTACACACAAATGTCAGAGCTGCAATCCAGGAGTCTTCTGACGAGCATTGCTGTTCCTCTTAAATCGGAAGCTAATGAGTCTGACAAGTGCTTCAGGATGGACACCGAGGATTTTACAGGACCTGAAATGCCTGCCCAGACTGCAGAAATAGCCACGAGTGCGCAGCCACCGCAGACCTCCAAGACATCCATCGCGGACTCCATGGAAGACTCCCTGTCCCTGACAACAGAAACCCTAAAGAGAGTCACCAGTGCCGGAGGCCCTGGCTGTCGCTTGTCGTCAGTGGAGGCCAACAATCCTTTGGTGACACAGTTACTGCAAGGCAATCTGCCTTTAGAGAAAGTGCTGCCGCAGCccagatcaggagccaaactagAAATTAACAGGCTTCCCTTGCCTTTGCAAACTACCTCAGTATGTAAAACAGCAGTGTCCGAGAGAAATATTGTTGAACATCCTTCCAGCTCTCCTAATCCAGATGGTAAAGGATTTACAGCAGGCAGCATAGCCCCGCTACAAATCCGAAGGCGTGAAAACCATCCGAAAAAGAGGATGGCCAGGACTGTAGGGGAACATGCTCAAATTAAATGTGAACCTGGGAAGGTGTCAATGGACACAGATGTTAAAGTGGCTCCTTGTGTAATTAGTTCCAGCATGAATCAGCTAGGGCATGGCCAGCTATTTAAGCAGGAGTGGCTGAACAAACATGCCATTCAGAGCCGGATCGCTCACAGCCCAGAGATCAAGCAGCAGAAGAGGCCGTTGCCTTCATGCAGTTTCCAGCAGAGCTTATTTCATGTTGATAAAAATGGCAGCTTTCATGCAGAAGCTAGTACCTCACATAGACAGCATTTTTACCAAATGTCCATGGCTGCAAGAGGCCCCATTCCTACAGCAGCTTTGTTGCAAACTACTTCAAAAGGCCCACCCGGCTGCAGCGCATTTGCTTTTAGCAGACACCTGGAACAGAAGGGCTTGGGAGACGTGAATATTTCTTCTACAGCAGCTCACCAGCTGAGGCTAGGAAGTGTGTTTTCCCCTAATATTCAAATTAAGGAAGGTGATGACATTGCCAGTGCCTCTCAGACTCTGCAGACTAAAACGTTAGTGcatcccccccctcctcctctgcccctgccgccccctcccccgcctcACCCAAATGCAGAAGTCCCCTCTGATCAAAAACAACCGACAGTTACTATGGAAACCACTAAAAGACTTAGTTGGCCTCAGCCAGCAAGCATCTGTAGCAATATAAAATCGGAACCTATTTCTTTTGAGGAAGGTTTAAGCAGCAGCTGCGAACTGGGCATGAAACAAGCTTCCTATGATCAGAATGACGTGAAAGAACAGTTAAAagcatttgcattaaaaaatgcagatttctctTCCTATTTACTCCCTGAGCCACAGAAGCCTTTTACCCAGCTCGCTGCTCAGAAAGTACAGGCGCAGcacccgcagcagcagcagcagcagcagcagcagcagcagcagcagcagcagcaacagcagcagctctgtggaaattATCCAACAATACACTTTGGTAGCACAAGTTTCAAAAGGGCGGCATCTGCAATTGAGAAATCGATTGGGATTCTAGGAAGTGGCTCAAATGCTGCCACAGGCCTGTCTAACCAGAACGTGCAGATCCCGGTTCAGAAATTTGCTGACAGTAGCAATGCCGATGAACTGGAACTGAAATGCTCTTGCAGGCTGAAAGCCATGATCGTGTGCAAAGGCTGCGGAGCCTTCTGTCATGATGACTGCATAGGGCCTTCCAAACTGTGTGTAGCTTGTCTGGTTGTACGGTAG